Proteins encoded by one window of Streptacidiphilus sp. PB12-B1b:
- the nhaA gene encoding Na+/H+ antiporter NhaA — MSDSRPPRRQFLGRLPLPERAVVADALRAETVGGVLLLAAAVTALVWANVWPHSYTRVLDVAVGPSAPLHLHLSLETWANDGLLSVFFFVAGIELKRELVAGELRDPRAAALPVAAAVCGVALPAVVYAAVNALASGQASGWAIPTATDIAFALGVLAVVGTHLPSALRAFLLTLAVVDDLIAILIIAVFYSHGIRLWALGLAFLGLALFYLLHRARIHGWYLYLPLALVIWALMHESGVHATVAGVALGLMLRCTVDPGERHSPAEHIEHLVRPFSAGFCVPVFALFAAGVSITPSSLAHVVTRAAPLGVVLGLLLGKPLGVFGGSWLTARFTRAELNPELEWSDLFAVSVLSGIGFTVSLLIAELAFEDEPPLAQEAKSAVLLGSLVCALVAAVLLRRRNRTYQRLCAQEEAPDQPLGAAAGPGRNGRPSGGIRP; from the coding sequence GTGAGCGACAGCCGCCCGCCCCGCCGCCAGTTCCTGGGCCGACTGCCGCTGCCCGAGCGCGCCGTCGTCGCCGACGCGCTGCGCGCCGAGACCGTCGGCGGCGTGCTGCTGCTGGCCGCCGCCGTCACCGCACTCGTCTGGGCCAACGTCTGGCCGCACAGCTACACGCGGGTGCTGGACGTCGCGGTCGGCCCGAGCGCCCCGCTGCACCTGCACCTGTCGCTGGAGACCTGGGCCAACGACGGACTGCTCTCGGTCTTCTTCTTCGTCGCCGGGATCGAGCTCAAGCGCGAACTGGTCGCCGGGGAGCTGCGCGACCCCAGGGCGGCCGCGCTGCCGGTCGCGGCGGCCGTCTGCGGCGTCGCCCTGCCGGCCGTGGTCTACGCCGCGGTCAACGCCCTGGCGAGCGGCCAGGCGTCCGGCTGGGCCATCCCCACGGCCACCGACATCGCCTTCGCCCTGGGCGTGCTCGCGGTCGTCGGCACGCACCTGCCCTCGGCGCTGCGGGCCTTCCTGCTCACCCTCGCCGTCGTCGACGACCTGATCGCCATCCTGATCATCGCCGTCTTCTACAGCCACGGCATCCGGCTCTGGGCGCTGGGCCTGGCCTTCCTCGGCCTGGCCCTGTTCTACCTGCTGCACCGGGCCCGGATCCACGGCTGGTACCTCTACCTGCCGCTGGCCCTGGTGATCTGGGCGCTGATGCACGAGAGCGGGGTGCACGCCACCGTCGCCGGGGTGGCCCTGGGGCTGATGCTGCGCTGCACCGTCGACCCGGGCGAGCGGCACTCCCCCGCCGAGCACATCGAGCACCTGGTCAGGCCGTTCTCGGCGGGCTTCTGCGTCCCGGTGTTCGCGCTGTTCGCGGCCGGTGTCTCGATCACGCCCAGCTCGCTGGCGCATGTGGTCACCCGGGCCGCGCCGCTCGGGGTGGTGCTCGGCCTGCTGCTGGGCAAGCCGCTGGGCGTCTTCGGCGGCAGCTGGCTGACCGCGCGGTTCACCCGGGCCGAGCTCAACCCGGAGCTGGAGTGGAGCGACCTGTTCGCGGTCTCGGTCCTCTCCGGGATCGGCTTCACCGTCTCGCTGCTGATCGCCGAGCTGGCCTTCGAGGACGAGCCGCCGCTGGCGCAGGAGGCCAAGTCCGCCGTCCTGCTCGGCTCGCTGGTCTGCGCCCTGGTCGCGGCCGTGCTGCTGCGCCGGCGCAATCGGACGTACCAGCGGCTGTGCGCGCAGGAGGAGGCCCCGGACCAGCCGCTCGGGGCCGCCGCCGGGCCGGGCCGAAACGGCAGGCCGAGTGGTGGCATCCGTCCCTGA